In a single window of the Flavobacterium sp. W4I14 genome:
- a CDS encoding tRNA A37 threonylcarbamoyladenosine dehydratase (product_source=COG1179; cath_funfam=3.40.50.720; cog=COG1179; ko=KO:K22132; pfam=PF00899; superfamily=69572): MSDVTWLSRSALLVGNDGIDKLQSKHVLVIGLGGVGSFAAEFICRSGVGEMTIVDGDVVDPTNRNRQLPALATNHGVSKAAIMQERLLAINPELKLHVVNTFLTPEKCREILESGFDYIMDCIDSVMPKITLLGTALEKNIPIVSSMGAGGKMDPTRIRITLLPDTYQCVFASYVRKRLNKLANASKIKAVFSTEEMDKNSMIMTDGSNFKRSAYGTVSYLPAAFGGACASVVIRDLLGLPIEMAERPARISHKTLNKRKNKKS; encoded by the coding sequence ATGTCTGATGTTACCTGGCTTTCGCGCTCTGCCCTCCTTGTTGGGAATGATGGAATAGATAAACTCCAATCGAAACATGTTTTAGTAATCGGTTTGGGTGGTGTAGGCTCTTTTGCTGCCGAATTTATCTGCCGTTCTGGCGTTGGCGAAATGACCATTGTTGATGGTGATGTAGTTGACCCGACCAACCGGAACAGGCAGCTACCTGCTTTGGCAACAAATCATGGTGTGAGCAAAGCCGCAATTATGCAGGAACGTTTACTGGCCATAAACCCCGAATTAAAACTCCATGTGGTGAATACTTTTCTTACCCCGGAGAAATGCAGGGAAATTTTAGAATCTGGCTTTGATTACATTATGGATTGCATTGACAGCGTAATGCCAAAAATCACTTTATTGGGAACAGCATTAGAAAAGAACATTCCTATTGTTAGCTCAATGGGTGCAGGTGGCAAAATGGACCCTACCAGAATAAGGATTACATTACTTCCTGATACTTATCAATGCGTTTTTGCGAGTTATGTGCGTAAAAGATTGAACAAGCTTGCAAATGCCAGCAAAATAAAGGCTGTTTTCTCAACTGAAGAAATGGATAAAAACTCGATGATCATGACTGATGGAAGTAATTTCAAGCGCTCCGCTTATGGCACAGTTTCTTACCTACCTGCAGCATTTGGCGGTGCCTGCGCCTCGGTTGTAATCCGCGATCTGCTTGGTCTGCCAATCGAAATGGCCGAACGCCCCGCAAGGATCAGCCATAAAACACTGAATAAAAGGAAAAATAAAAAATCCTAA
- a CDS encoding TatD DNase family protein (product_source=KO:K03424; cath_funfam=3.20.20.140; cog=COG0084; ko=KO:K03424; pfam=PF01026; superfamily=51556), which translates to MDFLDIHTHKVATQPGVISIQSLSLTSDIFLAMPKTKPISVGLHPWFAKIDHLELQMKYLSVVANQTNVKQIGECGLDRLRGENLENQTIILEKQIELAEKINKPLILHCVRCFSELIAIKERLKVKVPMIIHGFNKNEQLGQQLMDKGFLLSFGITVLKESSGAAKLIQSTDQFFLETDDSDISIEEIYQATAILKKCSIDELKARIFADWNNLKS; encoded by the coding sequence ATGGATTTTTTAGACATACATACCCACAAAGTTGCCACCCAACCTGGGGTAATCAGCATTCAAAGTTTGTCGTTAACCAGCGATATCTTTTTAGCGATGCCTAAAACCAAGCCAATTTCTGTTGGGCTGCATCCCTGGTTTGCTAAAATTGATCACCTCGAACTACAGATGAAATATCTAAGCGTTGTGGCCAATCAAACCAATGTGAAACAGATTGGAGAGTGCGGTTTAGATCGACTGAGAGGTGAAAACCTGGAAAATCAGACCATAATCTTAGAAAAACAAATTGAATTGGCAGAAAAAATTAATAAACCATTGATTTTACATTGTGTAAGATGCTTTTCAGAGTTAATCGCAATTAAAGAACGATTAAAAGTTAAAGTACCGATGATTATCCATGGTTTTAACAAAAATGAGCAACTTGGCCAACAGCTAATGGACAAAGGTTTCCTTCTTTCCTTTGGAATAACTGTTTTAAAAGAAAGTTCCGGCGCAGCTAAGCTGATTCAAAGTACCGACCAATTTTTCCTGGAAACTGATGATTCGGATATTTCAATTGAAGAAATTTACCAAGCCACGGCCATTTTAAAAAAATGTAGCATTGATGAGCTTAAAGCTCGTATTTTTGCAGACTGGAATAACTTAAAAAGTTAA
- a CDS encoding thioredoxin-related protein (product_source=COG2143; cath_funfam=3.40.30.10; cleavage_site_network=SignalP-noTM; cog=COG2143; pfam=PF13899; superfamily=52833) produces MKKLIILLTAVLISTAAFSQAKKEGVHIYNPQADAKAEITAAVAKAAKENKHVLLQVGGNWCSWCIAFHNLVDSTATLKKYINDNFETVLVNYSPENKNEPVLASLGYPQRFGFPVFLILDGKGKVLHIENSSYLETEEIGANGKKKVGHDVKKITSFLKGWTSTAVNPETYKQKAK; encoded by the coding sequence ATGAAAAAATTAATCATTTTACTAACTGCTGTGTTGATTTCGACAGCGGCATTTAGTCAGGCGAAAAAAGAAGGCGTTCATATTTATAACCCTCAAGCAGACGCTAAAGCTGAAATTACTGCAGCAGTTGCAAAAGCAGCCAAAGAAAATAAACATGTTTTGTTGCAGGTAGGCGGTAACTGGTGCAGTTGGTGTATTGCATTCCATAATCTGGTTGACAGCACAGCAACGCTGAAAAAATACATTAACGATAATTTTGAAACCGTTCTGGTTAATTACAGTCCTGAGAATAAAAACGAACCTGTTTTAGCTAGCTTAGGCTACCCTCAACGTTTTGGTTTTCCGGTATTTTTAATTTTGGATGGGAAAGGAAAAGTACTGCACATTGAAAATTCTTCTTACTTAGAAACCGAAGAAATTGGCGCTAATGGTAAAAAGAAAGTTGGGCATGATGTAAAGAAAATCACTTCCTTTTTAAAAGGATGGACAAGCACCGCGGTTAATCCTGAAACTTATAAGCAGAAAGCCAAATAG
- a CDS encoding hypothetical protein (product_source=Hypo-rule applied; cath_funfam=2.30.42.10): MIDPEDDNYSNDPNDALRREDDVENINEINGEDTSIEHDKDLLEQADEASRASYELNLDDEPDEDDLDD; the protein is encoded by the coding sequence ATGATAGATCCAGAAGATGACAATTATTCAAACGATCCGAATGATGCTTTACGCAGAGAGGATGATGTTGAAAATATCAACGAAATTAATGGCGAAGACACCAGCATTGAACATGATAAAGATCTGCTGGAACAGGCCGACGAAGCATCAAGGGCTTCTTATGAGTTAAACCTCGATGATGAGCCAGACGAAGATGATTTAGACGATTAA
- a CDS encoding beta-N-acetylhexosaminidase (product_source=KO:K01207; cath_funfam=3.20.20.300; cleavage_site_network=SignalP-noTM; cog=COG1472; ko=KO:K01207; pfam=PF00933; superfamily=51445,52279), which translates to MITNLAAADTTKHVKKNLFILIALCGAAFSASAQQKTYLELLANQPKWVDSVFNKLNRRERIAQMFFVRAHTNLGKKYTDSVGQVIKKEQLGGVIFFQGGPGRQVLATNAYQKLSRVPLIVANDGEWGLGMRLDSTISYPYQMTLGAIQNKELLYKMGLEVAKDYKRMGMQMNLAPDADINNNPKNPVINYRSFGENKYNVATKVAAYMKGMQDGGLLTTLKHFPGHGDTDVDSHYDLPQLTFSATRLDTLEMYPFKELIKQGASGVMIAHMNIPSLDATPNLPSTLSKPIVTGILKQKLGFKGLIISDAMDMKGVVKYFKDGEADLMGIIAGNDIIELSENSDRAIKLVRKAVRQDRVSMAEIDQSVRKILTAKYWAGLTKRDTIVTQGVVAGVNRKSSSALVQELANASVTLLKGKDYIKRLIPIRRTAIISIGVPSVTTFQKEVSKGYYNSVYYVLDKDASATQISNIAREIGAFDQVIVGIHDSRARPANNIPLNAGVKNFIKELSAKNAVFALFANPYNLAGLSGLENSKGLVVAYQKEDYMQISAAAVINNRLAPTGKLPVGVAPFYKFGDGL; encoded by the coding sequence TTGATTACTAATTTAGCGGCAGCAGATACAACAAAACACGTGAAAAAAAACTTATTTATACTCATTGCCCTTTGTGGCGCTGCATTCTCGGCAAGCGCACAACAGAAAACCTATTTAGAACTATTGGCCAATCAACCTAAATGGGTAGATTCGGTTTTTAACAAACTTAACCGCAGAGAGCGCATTGCACAGATGTTCTTTGTTAGAGCGCATACCAATCTGGGTAAAAAATATACCGATTCGGTTGGTCAGGTAATAAAAAAAGAACAATTGGGTGGGGTTATCTTTTTTCAGGGAGGCCCCGGTCGGCAGGTTTTAGCCACAAACGCTTATCAAAAACTGAGTCGGGTACCGTTAATTGTGGCAAATGATGGTGAATGGGGCCTGGGCATGCGCCTGGATAGTACTATTTCTTATCCTTATCAAATGACTTTGGGTGCCATACAAAACAAAGAATTATTGTATAAAATGGGACTTGAAGTGGCTAAAGATTACAAGCGCATGGGGATGCAGATGAATTTAGCCCCCGACGCCGATATCAATAACAACCCCAAAAATCCCGTAATCAATTACCGTTCTTTCGGCGAAAATAAATATAACGTAGCCACTAAGGTTGCCGCTTATATGAAAGGCATGCAGGATGGTGGTTTATTAACTACTTTGAAACATTTCCCTGGTCATGGCGATACTGATGTAGATTCGCACTACGATTTACCACAGCTTACTTTCTCTGCTACACGTTTAGATACGTTGGAGATGTATCCTTTTAAAGAGCTGATTAAACAAGGCGCATCGGGCGTAATGATTGCCCACATGAACATTCCATCGTTAGATGCTACACCAAACCTACCTTCTACCCTATCTAAACCGATTGTTACGGGCATTTTGAAACAGAAATTAGGCTTTAAAGGTTTGATTATCTCTGATGCGATGGATATGAAAGGCGTGGTAAAATATTTCAAAGATGGTGAAGCTGACTTAATGGGTATCATTGCCGGAAACGATATTATTGAGCTATCTGAAAACAGCGACAGGGCCATTAAATTGGTGCGTAAAGCCGTAAGGCAGGATCGTGTAAGTATGGCCGAAATAGACCAGAGTGTGCGTAAAATATTGACCGCAAAATACTGGGCAGGCCTAACCAAACGCGATACGATTGTAACCCAAGGTGTTGTTGCAGGTGTAAACCGCAAGTCGAGCAGTGCTTTGGTGCAGGAACTTGCCAATGCATCAGTAACGTTATTAAAAGGTAAAGATTATATCAAGCGCCTCATCCCGATCAGAAGAACGGCCATTATCAGCATCGGTGTACCTTCGGTTACTACTTTCCAAAAAGAGGTTTCGAAAGGTTATTATAACTCTGTTTATTATGTGCTGGATAAAGATGCCAGTGCTACTCAGATTTCGAACATTGCCCGCGAAATCGGCGCGTTTGACCAGGTGATTGTAGGTATTCACGATAGCCGTGCAAGACCAGCCAATAATATTCCGCTAAATGCAGGTGTAAAGAATTTTATTAAAGAATTATCTGCAAAGAATGCTGTTTTTGCGCTCTTTGCAAATCCATATAATCTGGCCGGTTTATCTGGGCTGGAAAACAGTAAAGGTTTGGTTGTTGCCTATCAAAAAGAAGATTATATGCAGATTTCAGCTGCTGCTGTAATTAATAACAGATTGGCACCAACAGGAAAGTTGCCTGTAGGCGTGGCGCCATTCTATAAATTTGGAGATGGTCTTTAA